One genomic region from Terriglobus aquaticus encodes:
- a CDS encoding Gfo/Idh/MocA family protein: MSTKSLPRRNFLQALSAAGVATAMPAFAMPGALDSYAGPVRHEALAPQAEPAPAHSINFGVCGISHNHVYGMIEAIKRGGGKFTVAWGMEPDLVAAMKKRYPDVKFVATQDEVINDPSIKLILSSQVANERAGIGVRAMKAGKDFLSDKPGITNLAQLAEVRRTIAATGKIYAIMYSERLEVKAAVHAGELVQQGAIGKVIQTINIAPHQVNQKPGGDMGSGLGGRPEWFWKPEQYGGILIDIGSHQVDQFLFYTGSTKAEVVASQLANVRHPKFPAFQDFGDMMLHGNNGFGYVRLDWFTPYGLGTWGDGRLFILGTEGYIEVRKYTNVAVAKQGNNLFLVDQKEARYIDCNNMPLPFGPQFVADIVNRTHTAQDQAQCLLAAELVIRAQMNARRSHVDWEDKPGLTNEPFPKENTPA, translated from the coding sequence ATGTCGACCAAGTCTCTGCCCCGGCGCAATTTCCTGCAGGCCCTTTCGGCGGCGGGCGTGGCCACCGCCATGCCTGCGTTTGCCATGCCCGGAGCGTTGGACTCCTACGCCGGCCCCGTCCGGCATGAGGCGCTGGCGCCGCAGGCGGAACCCGCCCCGGCGCACTCGATCAACTTCGGCGTGTGCGGCATAAGCCACAACCACGTGTACGGCATGATCGAGGCGATCAAGCGTGGTGGCGGCAAGTTCACCGTGGCGTGGGGCATGGAGCCCGACCTCGTCGCAGCGATGAAGAAGCGCTACCCCGACGTGAAGTTTGTGGCGACGCAGGACGAGGTGATCAACGACCCCTCGATCAAGCTGATCCTGAGCTCGCAGGTGGCGAACGAGCGTGCCGGCATCGGCGTGCGCGCCATGAAGGCCGGCAAGGACTTCCTTTCCGACAAGCCGGGCATTACCAACCTGGCGCAGCTTGCCGAGGTGCGCCGGACCATTGCAGCCACCGGCAAGATCTACGCCATCATGTACTCCGAACGGCTGGAGGTGAAGGCCGCCGTGCACGCCGGCGAACTGGTGCAGCAGGGTGCCATAGGCAAGGTGATCCAGACCATCAACATTGCGCCGCACCAGGTGAATCAAAAGCCCGGTGGCGACATGGGTTCAGGCCTGGGCGGCCGGCCCGAGTGGTTCTGGAAGCCAGAGCAGTACGGCGGCATCCTGATCGACATCGGATCGCACCAGGTGGACCAGTTCCTGTTCTATACCGGCTCTACCAAGGCAGAGGTCGTGGCCTCGCAGCTTGCAAATGTGCGGCACCCGAAGTTCCCCGCCTTTCAGGATTTCGGCGACATGATGCTGCACGGCAACAACGGCTTCGGCTATGTGCGGCTGGACTGGTTCACGCCGTACGGCCTTGGCACGTGGGGTGACGGCCGGCTCTTCATCCTGGGTACCGAGGGCTACATCGAGGTTCGCAAGTACACCAACGTGGCCGTTGCCAAGCAGGGCAACAACCTGTTCCTGGTCGATCAGAAAGAAGCCCGCTACATCGATTGCAACAACATGCCGCTGCCGTTTGGGCCGCAGTTCGTTGCCGACATTGTGAACCGGACACACACCGCGCAGGACCAGGCGCAATGCCTCCTGGCGGCCGAACTGGTGATCCGGGCGCAGATGAATGCGCGCCGCTCGCACGTGGATTGGGAAGACAAGCCGGGCCTGACGAACGAGCCCTTTCCGAAAGAGAACACGCCTGCCTGA
- a CDS encoding ROK family transcriptional regulator: MPGGGTRGNGGGMSSKRSLPAGKRRFDLHSEDPASSELARDINRDIILELLRRRQPIARVDLARLSGLQRSTVSLIVEQLLRERWIVEGATVRTARGRRPTMLSLNADLVMLVADIRPSHAVCAVVDLNGHFLARQSVPVASDPEIGVQRIAETLERMRDEFARKSFEGVGISVPGRVHPETQRLLWAPNLRWHDFDIHAVLEERLGLQVEMDNAANACMLSELWFGRMDKFRNAVLVTISEGVGAAVLANGQLLMGKDGMAGEFGHILVDPNGPQCNCGERGCWEMFASTRAVLRHYNDRAPEQPALTFTHLISLADQGDTNALEALEEQARWVARGLRMITAALSPETILFAGDISACWERSGPMVERALSQRMLVGTPPTLLAIGDGEMARLRGAAALVLQRHSDYHRSTATAQRAPEREAVAQA, translated from the coding sequence ATGCCGGGTGGTGGAACGCGCGGCAACGGCGGAGGCATGTCGAGCAAGCGTTCGTTGCCGGCAGGCAAGCGGCGCTTCGATCTTCACTCCGAAGATCCGGCGTCTAGTGAACTGGCACGCGACATCAATCGCGACATCATCCTGGAACTGCTACGACGTCGTCAGCCCATTGCCCGTGTCGACCTTGCACGCCTCAGCGGCCTGCAGCGCTCGACCGTCTCACTCATCGTGGAGCAGTTGCTGCGGGAGCGCTGGATCGTGGAAGGCGCCACGGTGCGCACCGCGCGGGGACGCCGTCCCACCATGCTCAGCCTGAACGCAGACCTGGTCATGCTGGTGGCAGACATCAGGCCCAGCCATGCCGTCTGTGCCGTGGTCGATCTGAACGGCCACTTCCTCGCGCGGCAAAGTGTACCGGTTGCCAGCGACCCGGAGATCGGCGTGCAGCGCATCGCCGAAACGCTGGAGCGCATGCGCGATGAGTTCGCGCGCAAGAGCTTCGAGGGCGTGGGCATCAGCGTGCCGGGCCGCGTGCATCCTGAAACGCAGCGCCTCCTGTGGGCGCCCAACCTGCGCTGGCACGACTTCGACATCCACGCCGTTCTGGAAGAGCGCCTGGGCCTGCAAGTGGAGATGGATAACGCCGCCAACGCTTGCATGCTGAGCGAGCTGTGGTTCGGCCGCATGGACAAGTTCCGCAATGCCGTCCTGGTCACCATCAGCGAAGGCGTGGGCGCGGCGGTGTTGGCCAACGGTCAGTTGCTTATGGGCAAGGACGGCATGGCCGGTGAGTTCGGCCACATTCTGGTCGACCCCAACGGGCCGCAGTGCAACTGCGGCGAGCGCGGCTGCTGGGAGATGTTTGCCAGCACGCGTGCGGTGCTGCGCCACTATAACGACCGCGCGCCCGAGCAGCCCGCACTGACCTTTACCCACCTGATCAGCCTGGCCGACCAGGGTGATACGAACGCCCTGGAAGCGCTGGAGGAACAGGCGCGCTGGGTGGCACGCGGCCTGCGCATGATCACCGCCGCGCTCAGCCCGGAGACGATCCTGTTTGCCGGCGACATCTCCGCCTGCTGGGAACGCAGCGGCCCCATGGTCGAACGCGCCCTGTCGCAACGCATGCTCGTTGGCACGCCGCCAACGTTGCTCGCCATAGGCGATGGCGAAATGGCACGCCTGCGCGGTGCGGCGGCGCTGGTTCTGCAGCGGCACTCCGACTATCACCGCTCCACGGCCACGGCGCAGCGCGCGCCCGAGCGCGAAGCGGTCGCGCAGGCGTGA
- a CDS encoding SDR family NAD(P)-dependent oxidoreductase, which yields MNDGKQKNGCAVVLGGTSGLGEAIAVGLAQSGLHVVASSRSQDGVDRTADSIEAAGVRTLRATADVADRASLLHLREQVLAEFGEVRVLVNAAGMTKREPTLDVAEETWNRILDVNLTGTLRGCQVFGESMLENAEKNGIRGRIINIASLSTFVAFTEVTAYCCSKAAVGALTRSLAVEWSPRGVLVNAIAPGVFPTALNSKIIDSPRGQELKLRTPMARFGRAEELVSTAVYLSSEDTTYTTGQIVTVDGGMLSSGVNQ from the coding sequence TTGAACGACGGAAAACAAAAGAACGGTTGTGCCGTGGTCCTGGGCGGCACCTCGGGCCTGGGCGAGGCCATTGCAGTGGGTCTGGCGCAGTCCGGCCTGCACGTAGTGGCCAGTTCGCGCAGCCAGGATGGAGTGGATCGCACCGCCGACAGCATCGAAGCGGCCGGCGTCCGTACCCTCCGCGCCACAGCCGACGTGGCGGACCGCGCATCGCTGCTACATCTGCGCGAACAGGTCCTCGCGGAATTCGGCGAGGTGCGGGTTCTAGTGAACGCCGCCGGCATGACGAAACGCGAGCCAACTCTCGATGTCGCGGAAGAAACCTGGAACCGCATCCTCGATGTGAACCTGACCGGCACCCTGCGCGGCTGCCAGGTCTTCGGCGAGTCCATGCTCGAGAACGCGGAAAAGAACGGCATCCGCGGCCGCATCATCAACATCGCCTCGCTCTCTACCTTCGTCGCGTTTACAGAGGTCACCGCCTACTGCTGCAGCAAGGCCGCGGTGGGCGCACTCACCCGCTCGCTGGCGGTGGAGTGGTCGCCCCGCGGCGTCCTTGTGAACGCGATCGCACCCGGCGTCTTCCCCACTGCACTGAACAGCAAAATCATCGACAGCCCGCGCGGGCAGGAGCTGAAGTTGCGCACGCCCATGGCCCGCTTTGGCCGCGCGGAAGAACTGGTGAGCACCGCCGTGTACCTCTCCAGCGAAGACACTACGTACACCACCGGCCAGATCGTCACCGTGGATGGCGGCATGTTGAGCAGCGGGGTGAACCAGTAA